GGAGGTAGAAGCCAGCGGAGCCAGCTCTGTGCGGTATCGCGGTACGGCTTCCGTACGTTCCAATACGTCCGGAGCCAGCTCAGTAAGAAGTGAATCGTAAGCCGAATGTAGAATTACGAATGACGATTTGATTCATTGAAATGTCGTTCTGCTAAAACAGCCTCGTTTGGAAAAAATATTTCCGGACGAGGCTGTTTTACATGTAAACTTTCCTTTCTCCTTTTTTCCCTTTCCCCTTTAACCTTACTTCCCTTCCTCAGCGGTCGATCCAGCGTTTGAAAACCGGCGCTTTTTCCCGGCTGATCTCCACTTCCGGCACGTGCGTGTTGCGCAGTTTGACGTACAGTTTTCCGGAAGCATCGCCTTTATAGCTTTCGACTGCCTGCTGATTGATGATCTGCCGGCGTCCGGCCCGAAAAAACTCACCGGGATTGAGAATGTCTTCGATCTCGTCCAGGGTATTTTGTTCGGCAACGTATTTTTGACCGTCGTTGGTCACCACAAAAATGACCTGATCGAGGTAAAACAGCACCACCTCGGCCAAATTGATGGGAATAGACGTATTTCGGTGCTGAACAATAAGTTTCTCTTTGTACATACGCCCCTTTTGGGAAGGGTAATTGGCCAGTGTTTGCAGGACCTCGGTCGACATTGTCTGACTTTTTTGAAGTGCCTTAAACTTGCCGAGGGCACGGATGAGGTCTTCTTCGTCGATGGGTTTTAATAAATAATCGATTCCGTTGACTTTAAATGCTTTAATGGCATATTCATCGTAGGCGGTCGCAAAAATGATGGGACATTTAATGTCGAAATAATTGAACAGATCAAAACTGATCCCATCGGAAAGCTGAATATCCATAAAAAGCAGGTCCGGTTCGGGATTTTGCATAAACCACCTCCGGGCGGTTTTTACGCTGTGCAGCACTTCCAGTACCTCGGTCTGAGGGGCAATGTCTTTCAGCATTCGCCGGAGTTGTTCGGCAATGAGGGCTTCGTCCTCGACAATCAAAACTTTCATGGTATTCGGGTTCGGTTAAAGTAATGGCAATACGATACGAAAGGATTCTTCTGTTTGTTGGATCTCAAGCAGGCTCTCCGAAAAATAAGCGTATAGATTCCGCAGGCCGGCGAGGCCCTGACGGCGCTGTGTTTCGACGGTACGTTTGAGCTGAAGGTTGTTTTCCACAATAAGGCGTCGGTTCTCATTCCTGATCGCTACCTGCAACGGCGAGTCCGGGTCGGTGAGATTGTGCCGTGTGGCGTTTTCGATCAAAATCTGTAACGTAGTGGGTACGATCTGAAAGTGATGAAACTCCCCGGAAACGTCGATGCAGATTTGGAGTCCTTTTCCAAAACGGGTTTGGAGAAGATCGGTGTAATCTTTAATAAAACTCAATTCTTCCCCCAGCGAGACCAGTTTAGCGTTTCGGGTGGTAAGCACATACCGATAGACGCGCGTGAGCTGACTCAGAAACTTAACGGCCAAATGCCGGTCGCTGTAGATCAAACTTTCAAGGGTGGCCAAACTGTTGAACAAAAAATGGGGATTAAGTTGGCTGACTAAATTTTGGTACTTTACTTCCGAATGGTCGTTGGCATACGCGGTTTTATCACTCGTTTTTTCAGCGTGTATTTCATTCGGTGTGGACTCTATTTTAGGGGTTGGTTTCATTCTTCAGGCTGTTTGTTGATGTGCCGCCTCGATCATTGTATCTGACATGACGCGGAACACATCGGTCCATGCTTGTTGTATTTCAGGAGTAAAGTCTTCTTTAAGTACTTTCTCCAAGGTCCATAATAAGGCCTCACCTACATACCCGTAATGGTGCTCCTCGGCACCGTATTTTACGTGCTGCCGGCCCAGATCCTGCAACAGAGGCAGCAATTCATCCATGTTGTCCAGAGAACACACTGTAAAGCTGATGACCTGAAACAGTTTGATTCCCTGCGTTTTAAGTTCACTGTTAAACAGTGACTCGACTTCGGGAGCTAATTCAAAAAAGCGTTTGTAAAACAATTGAGCGGCGTATTCCGCTTTGGGTACAACGCGGGCAAAACTCGTCTGTACCAGCTTTTTCTGTTGATCGTCCATAAACGCACGAATAAATTTTGGTTAGGTAAAAGTATTGATTTTAACTAGGTTAGCTGAAAATAAAAAAATAAGCCGTCGGATTAAACGGCTAATCCTGCAAAAGTCAAAACTGAGTCGTTATTCCAACAGCGGCACATACACGGTAAATCGGTCTTCGGTTTCTTTGATTTCCATGGGGCGATCGGTCAGGTAGCTGTACAAAGCCCGAAAATCGCTCAGTCCCTTTTTGTTTGAGGTGGTCACGGTACCGCGTTTTTGTAAATTATTTTCAAAGACCAAATAATTGTTTTCTTCTCTGATTCTGATCCAAAGAGGTGATTCTAAGCTGGTTGTATTGTGCTTAATGGCATTTTCGATTAAGTTTTGAAAAGTAACGGGCACCACTTTTTTATGGGCGATGTCGTCGGTAATGTCTATATCTACGTACAGACCGGCCCCGTAGCGCATGTGCAGTAAACTCACAAAATCGCGGGCAAAACGCAGCTCCTGCTCCAGCATTACCACTTCATGGTCGTCATTTTCTATCAAATAGCGATATACTTTTGTCAGCTGGCGCAGGTATTTGGAGGCCAGTTTGTGGTCTTTGTAAATGAGGCTGTCCAGTACCGCCAGGCTGTTAAACAGAAAGTGCGGATTGAGCTGGTTGATGAGGCCCTGGTAGCGGGCGAGGACTTTTTCGCGCTCCAGCAGGATGGCCTTGCGCTCGGTTTCCACCTGTTGTTTTTGAACGACCTCAAATTTTTGACGAAAGTCCAGTTTTTCGGTAAGCTCCTTATTGAGTTGATTTTGGAGAGCCTGCTGTTCTTCCAGTAATTTTACCTGTGTGGCGTGTTCGCGCTGAATGATCTTTACGCGGGAACGATAAATATACACACTGATGGCAACGACCACCCCGGCGATGAGTGTCTGAAACCACCAGGTTTGCCAAAAGGGCGGGTTGATGATGATACGCAGGGTATAAGGGGTAGGGCTCCAGACTCCGTCATTATTGGCGGCTTTGACGTGCAGTTTGTAGTCGCCGGGGGGCACGTTCAGGAAGTTGATACTTGCCTGAGTGGTAGGGGGGCGCCAGCCGTTATCGTTTTTAACGCCCTCCAGCCAAAAGGAAAACAGATTGTTTTCCGAATGGTCATAACTGAGTGCAGCGGCATCAATGGTAAGGTCATTTTCATCATACGCCAGCGAAATCGGCAGATTGTGGTGCGGGGTGTGCGTAGGCAGGA
Above is a window of Runella slithyformis DSM 19594 DNA encoding:
- a CDS encoding LytR/AlgR family response regulator transcription factor; protein product: MKVLIVEDEALIAEQLRRMLKDIAPQTEVLEVLHSVKTARRWFMQNPEPDLLFMDIQLSDGISFDLFNYFDIKCPIIFATAYDEYAIKAFKVNGIDYLLKPIDEEDLIRALGKFKALQKSQTMSTEVLQTLANYPSQKGRMYKEKLIVQHRNTSIPINLAEVVLFYLDQVIFVVTNDGQKYVAEQNTLDEIEDILNPGEFFRAGRRQIINQQAVESYKGDASGKLYVKLRNTHVPEVEISREKAPVFKRWIDR
- a CDS encoding globin family protein, whose amino-acid sequence is MDDQQKKLVQTSFARVVPKAEYAAQLFYKRFFELAPEVESLFNSELKTQGIKLFQVISFTVCSLDNMDELLPLLQDLGRQHVKYGAEEHHYGYVGEALLWTLEKVLKEDFTPEIQQAWTDVFRVMSDTMIEAAHQQTA
- a CDS encoding sensor histidine kinase, which codes for MKPTPKIESTPNEIHAEKTSDKTAYANDHSEVKYQNLVSQLNPHFLFNSLATLESLIYSDRHLAVKFLSQLTRVYRYVLTTRNAKLVSLGEELSFIKDYTDLLQTRFGKGLQICIDVSGEFHHFQIVPTTLQILIENATRHNLTDPDSPLQVAIRNENRRLIVENNLQLKRTVETQRRQGLAGLRNLYAYFSESLLEIQQTEESFRIVLPLL